The genomic window ATTGCCGGCGACCAAGGGGCGTCACTAAGCGCCGCTTCGGTCGCTTTGAGCAACCTGGCCGCCCAACTGCAGGCAACAGCAACCGCTTGGTCTGACACATTCGGGACTTTGGTCAATGACTCGGGCTGGACCGGCGCCGGGGCAACCGCCGCCCTGGCCGCGGCCAACCAGTACATCAGCTGGCTGACCGCCACGCAGGCCGAGGTCGAGGCGGCGCAGAGCGCCGTCGCGGCGTCCCTGACGGCATACCATACGGCGGCCACCGGAGTGGTGAACCTGGCGACGGTCACTGCGAATCGGACTGCCTACTACGCAGCACTAGGGGCGGTTCCTTTCAGCTTGCCCACCGTGACAGCGCTGGAAACCGCATACGCGGGGTTCGAGACCACCGACCTCGCGGTCATGAACGCGTACCAAGTGGCGGACACCGCGGCGCTTCCCGCGTTCACGACACCGCCCGTGGACGTGACGGGGGCCATCCTGCCCATCACGCCAGCCGCGGATGCCAGCTCCGCCGCCGGTGCGACAGCGGACGCGACATCGAGTCTCGGCAGCACGCTGTCGGATCTCTACGGCTCGATCGATGGACTCCTCGGCACGCCCGTGGTGGCCAACACCATCAACGGTGCCGTCAACACCGCGGCATGGTTCGTCGGTAACACCATCCCGACCGCCGTGTCGCTGGGCCACACGCTTGCCGGCGCCGCGGTGCCGGCGGCGGCGGTCGGCGACGTGGTGCCCGACGGCACTGCGGCCGGCGTGGTCGAAGGAACCGTGGTGAACTCGGTGCGGCCAATGGCCGGCGCAGGAGCCTGGGCCGGCATGGGGGCGTCGGCCGGCGTCGGCGAAGCCACCACCGTCGGCAAGCTCTCGGTGCCGGCCAGCTGGGCGGGGGCCGCCCAGACCGAGGCGTCGTTGGCCTCGTCCGTCGCCCCGCTCGAGGGCTCCGGCTGGACCGTCGCCGCCGAGGAAGCCGGCGCAAACCCGGCCATGGGCATGCCTGGAATGGTCACCGGCGCAGGCAAGGGTGCCGGCGCCTACGCCGGACCGCGGTACGGCTTCAAGCCGATCGTCATGCCCAAGCAGGTGGTCGTCTGATCAGAGAAGGGGGGGTCTGTAACTCAGATGAGGTTAGCCGTTAACCGCTAGGCCGCGATCTGTTCCGCAAGCGGCTACCAACACGCTCATACCAGCTGAAAGACTTCGAATTCCGAAGCTTGCAACCAAAGGAGAAGACAAATGGCAACACGTTTCATGACCGACCCGCACGCGATGCGCTCGATGGCAGGTCGCTTCGAGATGCACGCCCAGACGGTGTCGGACGAGGCCCGCAAAATGTGGGCATCGTCGATGAACATCGCCGGCGCGGGCTGGAGCGGCCAGGCCCAGGCGACGTCCTACGACACCATGGGACAGATGAACCAGGCGTTCACCAACATCGTCAACATGCTCCACAGCGTGCGTGACGGGCTGATCCGCGACGCCAACAACTACGAGACGCAAGAGCAGGCCTCGCAGCAGGCCCTGAGCCACTAGTCCGGCAAATCCCACTACTCCAATACTTTTCCCGTAGGAGGAACTAGAACATGAGC from Mycobacterium shigaense includes these protein-coding regions:
- a CDS encoding WXG100 family type VII secretion target; the protein is MATRFMTDPHAMRSMAGRFEMHAQTVSDEARKMWASSMNIAGAGWSGQAQATSYDTMGQMNQAFTNIVNMLHSVRDGLIRDANNYETQEQASQQALSH
- a CDS encoding PPE family protein, SVP subgroup — encoded protein: MSFTAVIPEVIAAQIIAGDQGASLSAASVALSNLAAQLQATATAWSDTFGTLVNDSGWTGAGATAALAAANQYISWLTATQAEVEAAQSAVAASLTAYHTAATGVVNLATVTANRTAYYAALGAVPFSLPTVTALETAYAGFETTDLAVMNAYQVADTAALPAFTTPPVDVTGAILPITPAADASSAAGATADATSSLGSTLSDLYGSIDGLLGTPVVANTINGAVNTAAWFVGNTIPTAVSLGHTLAGAAVPAAAVGDVVPDGTAAGVVEGTVVNSVRPMAGAGAWAGMGASAGVGEATTVGKLSVPASWAGAAQTEASLASSVAPLEGSGWTVAAEEAGANPAMGMPGMVTGAGKGAGAYAGPRYGFKPIVMPKQVVV